DNA sequence from the Alosa sapidissima isolate fAloSap1 chromosome 13, fAloSap1.pri, whole genome shotgun sequence genome:
cacacacacacacacacacatcaacacacacacacacacacacacacacacacacatcaacacacacgcacacacacacatcaacacacacacacgcacacatgcacacacaaacacacatcaacacacacgcacacacacacagttccattGTTAAGACATGACATCAGATGACATCATGTttacatgctaacatgctaatacTGATTACACATGCACTGACAGGAGACAGGGCTTCAGTAAACATTAAAGTATGTTTACAAAAATCATTAGACTAGTCATATTTGGTttcacttcaaacacacacacggttgtGAGGTCATGCAGAGAGATGGATCTGTGTCAGACAGCTATACTCATGTGAGCCAACGCTAGCTCATGAGCAAAGCTGAACAACAACAGTCAGCTgcatcctcccctctctctcacacacacacaccacacaaaaccCCATAACATTTCATTCAGTGGACATGCTAACAGGGACATGCTAAAGCACGGTCATGAGAGTCATCAGGCTCAGACTGAGTGTAGGGCAGGGAAGAGTGACCTCTCATGTCATGATTTCAGCCAGTAAAGCCACAGTGAGTATAAAGAGGGAATGCCCCCCCCCTCGCTAAAAGCCAGAGGAATGTCCCCCCCTCACTGATAGCCAGTAGACGAAGCCTGTTGCATCTACTGTATCTACCAGATACCTCACTtcaggggttcccaacctttttcGGCAGGGTGACCTTATGTTGAGGTCACAAAATGTTGGCGACCCCAATCATTCACAACATCTCTGTTGGAACATCCAGCCGTAAGCGATACTTTGATTTGATTATCTACCAGATACCATGTAGTAGCGAGCCCATCAGTGGATGCTGCTCTGAGTATGTTGGGCCTGAAGTAGAGTACTAACTGCTCTGAGTGTGTTAGGCCTGAAGTAGAGTACTAACTCTGCTCTGAGTATGTTAGGCCTGAAGTAGAGTACTAACTCTGCTCTGAGTATGTTAGGCCTGAAGTAAAGTACTAACTTTGCTCTGAGTATGTTAGGCCTTAAGTAGAGTACTTACTCTGAACATCCTTCTAGGAGAATGATGGACCTGTCATATTGCCACACTACTACTCTGAGCATGTCAAGTCTGTAATAGGGTACTTACTCTGCTGTGAATATGTTGAGTCTGGAGCAGGGTACTTACTCTGAGGATACTACTGAGAGTATGTAGGGTACTTACTCTGAGGATACTGCTGAGAGTATGTAGGGTACTTACTTTGAGGATAATGTAGGGTACTTACTCTGAGGATACTGCTGTGAGTGCATGTAGCCTGGGGCAGATGACGCAGGAGGGGCAGCACTCACAGGAGCCTGAAGACCAAATGGTGGAACACTAGGGTCAacctgagaatgagagagagagagagagaacaagagagagcgagagagagagaatgagaatgagagagagagagagagagagagaggaagagagaggaagagagaagagaaagagggaaagagagaagaaaaaaagagggaggaagggagagaaagacagatagatagacagacagacagacagacagacagacagaaagaaaggtaAATGAAGAGATTTATTTGGATAGGCCTTTGAATGACCACAGGTCATGTTGACAGGTGCCAAAGGCTCCAAGTTCTGTGATCAGGTGAGACAGGAGACAGTTGCCACAGGAACCAGCCATCCAGTCAGTCATCCACCCTCATTTACGTACGCAGACTGACATCAGGGGGCAAGAGTGAGTCAGTGGACCAGGACGCAGGCATGTggatagtgagtgtgtgtgttggtgtgtgagtgtgagagtgtgtgtgtgtgtgtgagagagagtgtgtgtgtgggtgtgtgtgtgtgcacatgtgtgagagtgtgtgtgtgtgtggtggtggtgggggggggggggggtgtatgtgtgtgtgtctttgtgagtgtgtgtgtatgtgtgtgagagagagagagtgtgtgcgtgtgtaagagagtgtgtgtgtgtgtgtgtgtgtgtgtgtgtgggggggggggggggggggggggggtgagtgtgtgtatgtgtgtacgtgtgtgtgtgtgtgcgtgtatgtgtgtgagagtgtgtctgtctgtgtgtgtgtgtgtgtgtgtgtgtttgtgtgtgtgtgtgtgtgtgagagagagtgtgtgtgtgtgtgtgtgtgtgtgtgtgtatctgtgtgagatGGACGTTGGAGACCAAGACACAAGCTGGAGGCTGAAATGGCTTGTTAAATGTTGCATGGACACAGGAGTTATAAGGTCATGCGCACCCTGCCGATTTCAACCAGAGAGGTGATGTCATGCGGAATGTTAGAAacagctggagaggagagaaagggtgagGCACACTATAGGAAGTCCCATCCTGCACCACTGGGGTGTAGTACAAGCGCGAGGCACTAGGTGGCAGTGCAGTATCACATCGCTGCTGGgctgtggagaggagagtgaggccTACTCTACTGTAGGAGAATGGGAGAGGGTGCAGTACAAGCGTTAGGCACTAGGGGGCAGCAAGGCATCATGTCACTGCTGGGCGGTGAGGAAGAACTCGAGGGCTACTCTACTGAGCGTGGTCACATGCAGCTGAGGAAGGCAGGCTGGACCTAAGCAAGgcacattactgagagacacaGGCAGGagtcacatacacaacacacaaacacatgcatgcacacacacactccaacacaaacacacacacacctgagtgaACAGGTAGGGTATGTGAGGGGCTGGGATTTGGGATGTGAAGTAATAGGGTGGGTGTGTTGAACTCCATTAGCAGTTGTGGGTGTGAGCGGGTCCGCTTGTTTTCTGTGGTATTTCATGGCTAGTAAGTGAGTGGGGTGTGTTGTATACAGAGTAGAACTGTGGATGTGGTCGCACTGTGTGGCATAGAGAATACTGCTGTGTGGCATAGTGAATACTGCTGTGTGGCATAGTGAATGCTGTGGATGTGGTCGCACTGTGTGACTTAGTGAATACTGCTGTGTGGCATAGTGAATGCTGTGGATGTGGTCGCACTGTGTGACTTAGTGAATACTGTGGTTGGTTGGACGTGGTAAATTGTGTTGTGGTTGCGTTGTTTAGTATACAGAATAGAATTGTGGATGTAGGGCAAGCGTGCTGCTTATTGTATAGTGTGTACCACATGATGAACACACGCTAGGTTTATCTAGGTGTAGCTGTAGGTTAGTGAACAGTACGCCtgtgagtgttttgtgtgtgtgtgtgtgggatacaTGCGGTctacatatattcatgcatGCTGGTGTATACATGTACTGTACTAGGTGTTCCTGAATGTCTATTGTAtgattgtattgtgtgtgtgtgtgtgtgtgtacatgtgtgtgtgtactggtttatgttgcgttgtgtgtgtgtgtgtgtgtgttagtgatgggcaaatgaagctttggtgaaccactgaaccacaggagtgtgaacctagcgacactagctgaaaagcaaaaagatggccgccacacatacttttttcaacataaaagtcttTAGCAAACCAATAattttggttacatatactggtttgggtaaggacttttatgttgaaaaatctacatgtggcagccatattggattttttcattagtgttgctagcttcacactactgtggtttagtggttcaccaaagcttcatttgcccaatACTATGTCTGTACTGGTTTAtgttgcgttgtgtgtgtgtgtgtgtgtgtacctgtggttcAGGGGCAGGGCCTAGAGGCCGAGGGGCACTGGGAAGGACAGTTGGGGTTTGGTTACTCCAGGAGGTGACTGTGGAGGCGGACCTGAactgcacacgtgcacacacacgggcacacacacgcacacgcacacacaatgccAACAAAGAACCATCATGATGTGGAAGacagacacaccaacaccaaccaGACATATGACCATACcaacaaacagcacacacacacacacacacacacacacacacacacagaagagaacAACAGCCGGTGTAACACTGAAATTCTTTGATTAAAGTGAAACACACAATATTATTATGACATACATGACATCATCAGGAGGGACCATCAGTGCTGTTTGTTGCCGgttcggggttcgaaccggcaaccctccggttacaagcctgaagcgctaaccagtaggccacggctgtgtgtgtgtgtgtgtgtgtgtgtgtgtgcgtgtgcgtgtgcgtgtgcgtgtgcgtgtgcgtgtgcgtgtgcgtgtgcgtatatgtgtgtgtgtgtgagagagtttatgtgtatgtgtgtaaatagcgctaaccagtaggccacggctggctgtgtgtgtgtgtgtgtgtgtgtgtgtgtgtgtgtgtgtgtgtgtgtgtgtgttacctgctgGTAGTACTGAGGTGCTGTGTGTGCGGGTGCCGGGGCGGGCACAGGCTGTGCGGAGTGCTGCTGATTGTAGGCGTACGCTGGCGCTGCCGCTGGCCTGGCTGTGGGCATGTTGGTGGGCGCAGGGTGGGCACTGGGGGCCTGGGGGGTGGCAGTCACGGGGGCGGCCTGGTGCCCAAGAGCCCTGCTGAGACGATCCCGCAGCCTCTCCACCACTTCCtgacatgagaacacacacacacacacacacactgctgttacAATACACACCCGCTACACCACCTCCTGACACCTCCTGACAcgcagcggcgcgcctggtctacaaccaacccaaaagggcacatgttaccccgctgctcatccagctacactggttacctatggcggcccgcatcaaattcaagtctctaacgcttgcctacaaagtagtctccggttctgctcccacctacttgaatgccctcatacagacttacactacctccagaccgctgcgctcctctgacgaacgacgtctagctctaccaccggtacgctcaagccaatccaaacttttctcatctgttgttcctcgttggtggaacacactgccagttcctacaagggcagggacatccttttccacgttcaaaaaactcctgaagacccagctctttagagaacatctactctcatagcaacacttacaacaagtcttactgatcctagcactcaccagccgttttaaactgacaagtaactgttaaaatacagcactcaccgacgcacttattcttactgtactctaatgtgttttttttaaactgtcctaaaattgtgagaattgttctaaaacttactgtttaccatgttgttagtcgctttggttaaaaagcgtcagccaaatgtaatgtaatgtaatgagaacacacacacacacacacactgctgttacAATACACACCCGCTACACCACCTCCtgacatgagaacacacacacacacacacacacacactgctgttacAATACACACCCGCTACACCACCTCCtgacatgagaacacacacacacacactactgttaCAATACACACCCGCCACACCACCTCCTgatatgagaacacacacacacacacacacacacacacacacacacacacactactgttaCAATACACACCCGCTACACCACCTCCTGACATGGGAACACACACTACTGTTACACACCCGCTACACCACTTCCTGacatgggaacacacacacacacacgcacacacactactgttacacacccactcatttttttttgttagtcTGACATTTCCCAGGTTGCcaaattgtgtatgaaatacaccctactgtacatatagcctacataatgaCTTCCTTTTGTAATAAAACCTGCTAACCCAAACCCCAAATAAGAAAGCGGGTGTACACTGCACAGCCACTGAGTCTCGCAAGAAAGCGGTCTAGTTGAATAACCTGGTTTGTCAAATTGTTGGAGAagaacgaccgaaatgcagtgttccaAGGAGTGAAtgaaacatgttaaatatgCAAAACTGATTCTGTGCAAACACTGACACCCTGGGtcttgagggtgtgtgtgggctcttAATGGCTCTTGAGGGTGTGGGACtcttgagggtgtgtgtgggtgtgtgtgggctcttgagtgtgtgtgtgggctcttgagtgtgtgtgtgggtgtgtgtggggctcttgagcgtgtgtgtgggctcttgagggtgtgtgtgggcttttaagggtgtgtgtgggctcttGATGGCtcttgagggtgtgtgtgggctcttGAGAATGTGTGAGGGCTCTTGAGTGTGAGTACGGGGCTCTTGAGGGTGAGTACGGGGCtcttgagggtgtgtgtggggctcttgagggtgtgtgtggggctgcTCACCTGGTTGCTGTTCTCAGGCAGGTAGGCCAGGGCGGTGTCCAGACTACCCTGCGACGCCAGCAGACTGGCGTACTGGCCCATCTTCTGTGCCAACATGGTGCCCATGGTGGAGGCCTGAGCCCCGTGAGTCCGCTCCACCGCCTGGCGCAGAATCACCACCTTCTCCACCAGGTCCTGAAAGGGCAAAGGTCAAACTGGCCATCAACAAGGACAATCAGGGACTCCAACTACCATATTCCATATTCAACTGATCTGACAACAGAGCTGGCACTGCTAACTGTCCTGTGCGGGAATTGCTATCTGACCTGCAGACAGGGCAGGCTGAGAGTGGGCACTGCCAACTGACCAGCAGTGAGAGCGGGAACTGCTAACTGAGCAGTGCTGGGCTAACTGCTAACTGGGCAGTCTTGAACAGACACTGCCAATTGAGCTAAAGAGAGAGCGGGCACTGACCTAGAATCAGAGTAGGCATTGCCAACTGACCAGCAGGTTACCTGACCTGAGAGGACACTGCCAACTGACCTGCAGACATAGTGGGCACTGCTGATAGCGGGCACGGCCAACTGACCTGCAGTGAGAGTGGGCACTGGGCCAACTGACCTGCAGTGAGAGTGGACACTGGGACTCCTGGGCTTTGGTCCAGCAGGTCACGAGCTTCTCCACACTGCCAGCGCAGATGTAACACAAACACGCCTGGGCCTGCAGCGACAAGTCCTCCGCCTGCTCCAGACGAGAGCCCAGCAgacctgatacacacacacacacacacacacatacacacaaacgtgtatggacacagacacgtacaagcgcacgcacacacacacacacacacacacacacacacacacacagaagtgttATTCATAAATATTTCACACTTGGGAGGACTATGCCAATGTCTCCTACTTCTCCATGTGCTATGTGAAAACAGGAAAAACAACCAGCTTTCCCATGAGATAACTAactacagagggagagagaaagaatgtggagagaggagagagagagagggagagaaagatagatagatagatagatagatagatagatactttatataGATACCtgatagatagagagggagagagagagagagagagagagagacagagagagaaagagagaaagatagatagatagatagatagatagatagatagagagggagagagagagagggagaaagagctgACCACAGAGATTGGAGAAGTCCTCAGGCTTGGCGTAGGTCATGACCGCTGCCAGGGCCTCCCTCCAGCTGTGCAGTTCACATGTCTGCAGGATGTCCAGCCAGTCCCTCATCACCACCGCACTGATGAGctgatgaccacacacacacacagacacacacacacagacagacacacacacacgcacgcacgcacgcaaataaatgggcattgaataaactaAGTTAGGGTACTCAAGCAAGTAAAGtcaataaccagatatacaccaattctgtgtggaaatatttatatttctttAAGTGGGACCCCGTTACCTTGGTGATTTTTGTCTGGGTCTTCAGGAAGTACTTCTTCTGGGTCCTCTCCAGGAGTTCCGGTCCACCAGCGATGGCCAGGATGATGCTGTCCGCCATCCGGTTGTCATGGAGACAGAGATCAACGGCGCTCTCAAAGTCGCCTGTGAGCAGTGCCTGTGTGATCAGACCGTCCACTTctaaaaataacacacacacatacatgatcagcagtcaaaataaacataatttaaacatctcaacacacactcacacaaacacacacacaaacactgttttATATCAAACTAGCCTCATTAAACATAAGTCAcaggaaacacagacacagacacacacctattTACAGTACATCCAACTAACCACAAACACAGGTCATCATTAGCAGTCAtaggaaacactgcacacacacagacacagacacagacacagacacacaggtcaTCATTAGCAGTCATAGGAAACactgcacacgcacagacacaaatatCTACAGCACCAAACAGACATCAACACACACTACGACGTGCCTACCTTTGCTAACTTTGAGTTTGACAGGTTCTGAAACGGATGGAGCAGGTGCGGGTGGTTCGACCGCCACTTCAGGTTCCCTCGCGGGTTCTGCAGGTCCTGTGCTTATGTCCTCCGTGGGATCTTCTAAGGGTTCTTCAATAAGGTCATCAgctgcttcctcctcctcctccttctcctccttctcctcctccatctccggTTCCACCACAGCCACTGGCTCTGGTTCTGGCAGCATATCTTCTTCCAGTTGTagttccacctcctcctccggcTCCCACTGTTATACAAACAGGAAGTTAGAGAAGCACCACACATAACAAGCATGCTTTAGAAGCGGCCCGCCAGCCGCCTCCCTCTGATCTGACTTAATGAGCTTTTTGGATTAGGACAGGCCAGTCAAAACATGACACATAGTTTACCATAGTTAACctgccattttgaaaaatgtcaataaAATGACTCAGTTGGGGTTCTACATCTCTTGTATCAAATCAAGTCAATTATCTCTACAAAATGTATgctcaacatacagtatatcatttACCTGCAAATgtacacaaaaagaaaaagacacaGACAACAAAAATGCCCAATATTGCCTTGGTCTGATTTctagtgtttgtttgtatgcttgtacattttaataataataataatgcattttgTTTATGAGCGCCTTTCTCAACACTCATTTTACGAAAATATAATAATCATATAACAGCATCGTAGCTGTAAAATATACTTTAAGGTAGTCATATGGCATCAAATTTGCACTTCAAGAATTcaaatcatttttttctttttttaattacttACTTATTGTTTGCCTGCTTATAAATGAGGTGAGAGTAACCAGGGCAATTCTGGGAAAATCAAGATACTACATTGGCAGCATTCCTGTGTCCCAGTTTAATACCATTAGCAATATCCATTACTATTTGCAGTGTCAATTACCATTAGAAATATCCATTACCATTAGCAGTGTTGATTACCATTAACAATACCTGAGACTATTAGCATTGCTAATTTCCATAAGAAATAACCATTACCATAACCATTATCCTAAACAAATGTCACCACCATACAGTAAGGTCTGCATGATCTATTAGCATTGCTCATAACAATTAGCATTAGGCATTATTTGCATTATCATAATGTCAGTAACCATCAATATCATCCTTAGCCATTACCCTTTATCATTATAGAGTTTCAAAGCCAAAGAGAAAGTACAATGGAACAAAAAATGTAAAGACTGTAATGGAACCAAAAAAACCCTGCAATAATGAAACTTGATAGCGATTAGCGCCATACAGGAAATAAATAGCCGAGGCGGAGCTACACGATGGGACCACACAGGCATATGCCACAGCAACAGACAAGGGTGGACTCGACTCGAGACGAGGGTACCTCCTGTAGGGTTCTCTCCTCCTCGGAGGGAGCGGGGACCACTGGCTCCTGCGTGTCCCCTGGTAGATCCACCACAGGCTCAGGGGCAGGAGCCTGCATGACCACCCGGGGCTCAGGTGCGCCCTCTGCTCGATCAGAGAGGTCACACGCCTGAGACAGCTGCTGTGAAGGGGCACCAGGTGTGAACATGGGCACTGGATGCAAGGGTACTGGAGGAGACGGGTCAACTACAGGCACTTCAGGTGGAGGAGCAGAAAGGTCTGCAGCAGGTATGCACTGTGGCACAGGTGGAACGGCAACAGCAGGTATAGACTCGGGTACAGGTGAAATGCCAACAACAGGTAGCAGCTGAGATACAGGTGAAATGCCAACAACAGGTAGAGGCTCAGGTACAGGTAATATACCAACAGCAGGTACAGGCTCAGGAGCAGGTGAGGAGACAATGCCAGGTACAGTATCAAGCACAGGTGGTTGGACATCTTGGGGTATACATTCATTTACAGGAAGTTGGGCCACTGGTGGAAAGGAGAGGTCAACTGAAGACGCAAGGTCAATCTGGGGAGCTGGGACTTCCATGGGGGCCAGACCAAAGCCAGGAGCTGCTAGGGGAACAGCCGACGCATCTGAAGGGTAAGGGGGACTCGTGAAGCCTGTGTTCCCAGGGGGTAGTTGATCTGCTGGGGCAAGAAGCAGTTGTGCTGGTGAAGGTGCGAATAAAGGAAGCGATTGCTGGATGTCACTGGGAGGAGCAAATACAGGAAGAGCCTGCTGGACTTCACAGGGAGGCGCGAATAGAGACACAGGCTGCTGCTGCAGGTTGAGTGGAGGAGCAAGTGTCGGGACACTGAAGTCCTGGAGGTCCACCAGTGCCATGGCTTCAGGTGTCAGATGAAGGCTGGCAGCTGGAGAGGCGTCCAAAGGAATGAGAGGTTGTAAAGAGGGGTCCAAGGTAATGGCTTCAGGAGATTGTTCCAGAATGGCTGCTTCAGGAAGTGGTTCCAGAGTAACCGCTTCAGGAGGTGGTTCTAGAAGGGCTACTTCAGAAAGCGGTTCCAAAATAGCTGCTTGAGGAGATGGTTCCAGAATGGCTGCTTCGGGAAGTGGTTCCAGAGTCGCTGCTTCAGGAGGTGGTTCTAGAAGAGCCACTTCAGAAAGCGGTTCCAAAATAGCTGCTTGAGGAGATGGTTCCAGAATGGCTGCTTTGGGAAGTGGTTCCAGAGTCGCTGCTTCAGGAGGTGGTTCTAGAAGAGCCACTTCAGAAAGCGGTTCCAAAATAGCTGCTTCAGGAGGTTGTCCCACTGCGGCTGCTTCAGGAGGCAATGTTCCACTGACAGTGTGTGCTTCTGGTTGAACATTTGGTACGAGTTCCAATTGAGGTTCAGGCATAAGACCTGCTTGAAGTTCGGGTTGGACTTCTGCCTGGGGTCCTGGTGCAAACATCACTTCAGCTTCAGGTACAAATTCCACTTCAGAAATGGGTTCCACTTGCGTTTCAGGGGCCAGTTCCACCTCGGATTTAGGTACGTGTTCTGCTGCAAGTTCTGGTGGAATCGCAGGTTCCACTTGTGGTGGAGGTACAAGCTCCACTGCGGGCTCTGTCTGAGGTTCAGGCACTGCTTCTGGCTGATGGAGTTGATGGAGTATCACAGGCTGTGAAATGGAGAAGGAGTCGGCAGGAAAGACGGAGAAGGAGTCAGCAGGGAAGTCTGGCGTAGGTTCAGGAGGTGCGGGTTCAGCCTCAGGTTCTTGAGTCTGTGGTTCCGGCTCAGGTTCCGGTTCCGGTTCTGGTTGAGATTCGGGAACCGCTAGAGGCTCAGATACGGCCTGAGGGTGAGGCAGGTGGTTAAAAGCAGAAGCAgcgtcagaaacacacacatgcgcatgcgcacgcgcacacacacacacacacatacacacagcagatTGCAGGTAATTCAATCAGGATACAGCAAGCACAAGCAAAGTTGCAAGGTAAACCACAACATCTGGTTGATCTTCATTttcagtctgtctgtcactAAGTTCTTCACTGTGGTtcttcaaataaaaaaatgtcaaattgtaagaaaatacatttatgtacatatgtcttatgtacataacatacgtCTTCACTTAGGGCACTCAAGTCCTTTAgatcaggggtccccaaccttttatgtaccatggaccggtttgattcccattttttttttcacggaccggttggggggagggggggggggggggggggttcgggggttccatgttccgtgttgtgcatgcattacttgaaaagaactagctccagttatgcatgaacagtgaaggtaacgaactcttaaaaatgtgaaaaacgtgaacttgaagaagtgaaaattgaacaatatgaactatgaaaattgaacaacttgaagctacatctatcatgtgtgaacatgcttaacaaaatttggtaacaaaacatgggaactaaacgtgcattacgaatataatcagggggagccctgtgcttgtttccctgcaacaagaaggttccatctggggatgatggaagacagtgacaccctcagtgtgtttgaaatgtccagtcgattgcgcaatttggtgttagttgcagtcattgctgaaaacccggcctcgcatagatacgtggtgggaaatggtagcaacgttttcagcgcttttacagCTAT
Encoded proteins:
- the sec31a gene encoding protein transport protein Sec31A isoform X5; amino-acid sequence: MKLKEINRTAIQAWSPAQQHPVYLATGTSAQQLDASFSTSASLEIFQLDLTDPTLDMKTSGTFSSPHRYHQLAWGPHGIGSDGHPSGVLIAGGENGNIILYDPAKILDGSSDVVIDQSTKHTGPVRALDVNPFQTNLFASGGNESEIYIWDLNSFSSPMTPGPKSQPLEDVSCVAWNGQVQHILASASPSGRASIWDLRKNDLIIKVSDHSNRMHCSGLAWHPEVATQLALASEDDRMPVIQMWDLRFATSPLKVLENHTRGVLAIAWSLADPELLLSCGKDNRILCWDPNTAEVLYELPTSSQWCFDIQWCPRNPALLSAAAFDGHISVYSIMGGKNDAVSLKQADQISTSFGNLDPFGTGQTLPPLQLPQAPTAPSTVTPLKKPPKWIRRPVGASFAFGGKLVSLENGNPLPQPTQQPLPRVVHVSQVVTETAFLERSGQLQATLSAGSFAEFCQTKIEAAPSEFEKAVWSFLKVNFEDDSRGKYLELLGYKKEELALKIAEALEKKDSQPAEAVSEPLAVPESQPEPEPEPEPEPQTQEPEAEPAPPEPTPDFPADSFSVFPADSFSISQPVILHQLHQPEAVPEPQTEPAVELVPPPQVEPAIPPELAAEHVPKSEVELAPETQVEPISEVEFVPEAEVMFAPGPQAEVQPELQAGLMPEPQLELVPNVQPEAHTVSGTLPPEAAAVGQPPEAAILEPLSEVALLEPPPEAATLEPLPKAAILEPSPQAAILEPLSEVALLEPPPEAATLEPLPEAAILEPSPQAAILEPLSEVALLEPPPEAVTLEPLPEAAILEQSPEAITLDPSLQPLIPLDASPAASLHLTPEAMALVDLQDFSVPTLAPPLNLQQQPVSLFAPPCEVQQALPVFAPPSDIQQSLPLFAPSPAQLLLAPADQLPPGNTGFTSPPYPSDASAVPLAAPGFGLAPMEVPAPQIDLASSVDLSFPPVAQLPVNECIPQDVQPPVLDTVPGIVSSPAPEPVPAVGILPVPEPLPVVGISPVSQLLPVVGISPVPESIPAVAVPPVPQCIPAADLSAPPPEVPVVDPSPPVPLHPVPMFTPGAPSQQLSQACDLSDRAEGAPEPRVVMQAPAPEPVVDLPGDTQEPVVPAPSEEERTLQEWEPEEEVELQLEEDMLPEPEPVAVVEPEMEEEKEEKEEEEEAADDLIEEPLEDPTEDISTGPAEPAREPEVAVEPPAPAPSVSEPVKLKVSKEVDGLITQALLTGDFESAVDLCLHDNRMADSIILAIAGGPELLERTQKKYFLKTQTKITKLISAVVMRDWLDILQTCELHSWREALAAVMTYAKPEDFSNLCGLLGSRLEQAEDLSLQAQACLCYICAGSVEKLVTCWTKAQESQCPLSLQDLVEKVVILRQAVERTHGAQASTMGTMLAQKMGQYASLLASQGSLDTALAYLPENSNQEVVERLRDRLSRALGHQAAPVTATPQAPSAHPAPTNMPTARPAAAPAYAYNQQHSAQPVPAPAPAHTAPQYYQQVDPSVPPFGLQAPVSAAPPASSAPGYMHSQQYPQIFPHYNAGAAAPPALYNPLQYSSSPPSGGAAYPPSSSAPYPHHYMPSAAPYPPSPATAYPSHPHHHHPPPLPHSLPSPPAASVAPSFPSPPPVASSSFAPSSPPPLMGGSTFQQGGLGSPVSNVPPALLPPGASGTETHASGDTQVPASQRTGSMSQDENDLAEGPQNGWNDPPNLTRGPKKKKVLDNYAPPAPITAPIMSPLGEPQPQAPTGPPQPYPQPGLQAPYAPMQHHPPQGVAPAPGPPSVPLMNLQGAPGAPTGDRIQPMQKLPAEKVSKKPIPQEHMMLKTTFEGLVQKCLAAASDPQTKRKLDVANKRLEMLYDKLREQSLSPAIVGGLHNMARSIESRAYTDGLNIHTHIVSSSNFSEISAFMPVLKVLLTEAIKLGV